CGAGCATGTGCTCGGCCTCGATCTCGGCGGCGTCCTCGGGGCTGTCATAGACCTTCGCGTAGCCGACGGTCTTTCGCATCCCGTATTTCGTGTCGAGTTTGTGGACCACGACCTGATCGGAGTCCTGGTCGAGTGTCGCCGCGAGGCTGTCGCGCACGGAGAGGCGGGAGGGCGATGCGTCGTCGTGAGTGACCTCGAAGGTCACGTCGGTCCGGTGGAGGAGGGAGTTTTTCTCCTCGTCGAGTATCTCGATGTCCATGGTCAGTTACCACCATCTCAGCCCGAAATCTGTAAAAGGATTTCGAAGAGCGGGCCGATCTTACCGGATCGACGCCCAGAACTCCGCCTCGTGGTCCAGCAGGTCGAGTCGGTCCCGGCAAATTGCCCGGGTGGGGCCGTCCACGGCGGCGGCGATCATCCCCTCACCCGGCTGGCCGTAGACGACGGTCGCCCCCGTCGGAGCGAGCAGTACGGCCGGTAACACGGCCAGATCTTCCTCGCCCTCGACGACGATCCGGGTGGGCTCGCTCGCGTCGAGCCCCGCCTCGATCGCTTCGATCAGTTCTGCCGTAATCGTCCCCGCGGGGTTCTTGACTGGCCGCTCGATCGCTGCTGCGGGTCGGTCCGTCCGGACCCACTCCGGGATCGGACCCCGTTCGGTCCGGCCGTCGACGACCGACAGGGTGGGCTGACAGCCGGCGGCCCCCAGATGTGCGGTCACCA
This region of Halodesulfurarchaeum sp. HSR-GB genomic DNA includes:
- a CDS encoding GTP-dependent dephospho-CoA kinase family protein; protein product: MPTVVARLPAAKRHHFAEPLGPLFTDAESLLEAAGEPIVAIGDVVTAHLGAAGCQPTLSVVDGRTERGPIPEWVRTDRPAAAIERPVKNPAGTITAELIEAIEAGLDASEPTRIVVEGEEDLAVLPAVLLAPTGATVVYGQPGEGMIAAAVDGPTRAICRDRLDLLDHEAEFWASIR
- a CDS encoding 30S ribosomal protein S24e, whose product is MDIEILDEEKNSLLHRTDVTFEVTHDDASPSRLSVRDSLAATLDQDSDQVVVHKLDTKYGMRKTVGYAKVYDSPEDAAEIEAEHMLERNKIGVEDGEEAEVSE